From a region of the Solanum stenotomum isolate F172 chromosome 2, ASM1918654v1, whole genome shotgun sequence genome:
- the LOC125856882 gene encoding UDP-glucuronate:xylan alpha-glucuronosyltransferase 2-like, which translates to MKSFPSKALIIKINLVFLVCFLIAYAALLHWQLSSLYHEYSKSTIRCTSCECHHKVEEEPILVNGTNAILKKMMRHKKPSFMKEIMGRGMKIGMVNMEDEDVSEWRVHGQIIKVQFQKVSELLEWDDLFPGQIDEELEEMDRRQTCPEIPMPHFYGYNNMDIIVVKLPCNYPQEGWKRDVFRLQVHLVAANLAVNRKKGKNGKMKLIFLSKCIPMMEIFRCKELKKREGDWWYYEPNMAKLAQKISLPIGSCKLALTLREKGMKKVYDISNIQSREAYATVLHSSGKYVCGAITLAQSLLRTGTRRDLVLLLDDTIPKPKRDALVKAGWKLRLIERIRNARADKNSYNKYNYSKFRLWQLTDYEKVVFIDADIIVLRNIDILFQFPQLSATGNDGSIFNSGVMVIEPSNCTFNMLMQHTKDIISYNGGDQGFLNEIFVWWHRLPRRVNFFKNFENLNEVSAKNQLFEADPPQLYAVHYLGLKPWVCYRDYDCNWDVGYLRIYASDIAHRTWWKIHDTMDENLQKFCGLSKQRKIELYFSRKEAEEMGLKDEHWRINVTDPRRLA; encoded by the exons ATGAAGTCTTTTCCCTCAAAGGCTTTGATAATTAAAATCAACTTAGTTTTCTTGGTTTGTTTCTTAATTGCTTATGCTGCCCTTCTTCACTGGCAATTATCTTCTCTTTATCATGAATATTCAAAATCTACTATTAGATGCACATCGTGTGAATGTCATCACAAG GTGGAAGAAGAACCAATATTGGTGAATGGAACAAATGCaatattgaagaaaatgatgagACATAAGAAGCCAAGTTTTATGAAAGAAATAATGGGGAGAGGAATGAAGATAGGAATGGTGAATATGGAAGATGAAGATGTTAGTGAATGGAGAGTCCATGGCCAAATAATTAAAGTACAATTCCAGAAGGTCTCAGAATTGTTGGAATGGGATGATTTGTTTCCAG GACAGATAGATGAAGAATTAGAAGAGATGGATAGAAGACAAACATGTCCAGAAATACCAATGCCACATTTCTATGGTTATAATAACATGGACATAATAGTAGTGAAATTACCATGCAATTATCCACAAGAAGGATGGAAAAGGGATGTTTTTAGGCTACAAGTACATCTTGTGGCTGCAAATTTGGCTGTCAATAGAAAAAAGGGTAAGAATGGGAAGatgaaattgattttcttgagtAAATGTATTCCAATGATGGAGATATTCAGATGTAAAGAATTAAAGAAAAGGGAAGGAGATTGGTGGTATTATGAGCCAAATATGGCTAAGTTGGcacaaaaaatttcattgcCAATTGGTTCTTGCAAGTTGGCTTTGACTCTAAGGGAAAAAG GAATGAAAAAGGTGTATGACATCTCTAACATACAAAGCAGAGAAGCCTACGCCACGGTTCTTCATTCCTCAGGAAAATACGTTTGTGGTGCAATAACACTAGCTCAGAGTCTTCTTCGAACTGGAACCAGACGGGaccttgttcttcttttggatGACACTATCCCCAAACCCAAACGCGACGCGCTCGTAAAAGCAGGGTGGAAACTTCGATTGATAGAGAGGATAAGAAATGCTAGAGCTGATAAAAACTCGTACAATAAGTACAATTACAGCAAGTTCAGGTTATGGCAACTTACTGACTatgaaaaagttgtttttattgATGCAGACATCATTGTTCTACGTAACATCGACATTCTTTTCCAATTTCCTCAATTGTCAGCCACAG GTAATGATGGATCAATATTTAATTCTGGAGTAATGGTAATTGAGCCATCAAATTGCACATTCAACATGTTAATGCAACATACAAAAGACATTATTTCATATAATGGAGGTGACCAAGGTTTCCTTAATGAAATATTTGTATGGTGGCATAGGTTACCAAGACGAGTTAACTTTTTTAAGAATTTCGAAAATTTGAACGAGGTCAGTGCTAAGAACCAACTATTTGAAGCAGATCCTCCGCAACTCTATGCAGTACATTATCTCGGATTAAAGCCTTGGGTGTGTTACAGAGACTATGATTGTAATTGGGACGTTGGTTATTTACGCATTTATGCTAGCGATATCGCACATAGGACATGGTGGAAAATTCATGATACTATGGATGAGAATTTGCAAAAATTTTGTGGATTGTCAAAGCagagaaaaattgaattatattttagtaGAAAGGAGGCAGAAGAAATGGGATTAAAAGACGAACATTGGAGGATTAATGTTACTGATCCTAGAAGATTAGCTTAA